Below is a window of Geomonas oryzisoli DNA.
CTCCATCGTAACCGTAGAGTTGTTCGAGACAAATACCTAGTTTGCGGATGCAACTGCACAGTTGCAGCAGACAACTATATACTTCGCAAAGGCAATTGCACGGTTGCAGACGGCAACTAGGCACTTCGCGGATGCAACTGCGTATTTGCAGAATACAAATATAGACTTCCCTGAGACGACTATGCACTTTATAGATGCAACTCGCTAACTGGTAGAACAACCTATAGTTTGCAGATGGAACGGCCTAGTTGTTGCTGAAAAAGAGGTAGGCGAGTTTTCAAATGATGCGCGAGGTAAAGAGGATACGGCTGACTTGGCATTATTGAGCTTTGCAACTTGGACACCGAATACAGGAGGAAGCTAACCGCGAAAGAGATGTACAAAGCCTGTGCCCTTCTGGGCCTGAAGGTACTTAATACAAAAATAATGTATTACAATTTGCATTGTGTATACTTTTTTTCTGAATTTATTCCCTTACTTATAAGCGGCCACTCGGCTCTTCGCTGTTCCCTCAACCCCATTCCTAATTCTACCTAACCGTTTTCTCCTTCATTTCTTCACTCCACCCGCCGAAAGCAACTGCAACTCGGAGATGCGGACGCATAACTTCACGCGCTATGCACTAACACAGGACGTCGGCTGTCTTTTACCTGCCGCCCCCTATCCGCAGTGGCGGCCTAGGTCACGATTCACGCGTCGCGGTGACGCCAAAACTAAACCGGAAACAAGGAAGAAAGGTATGGAAACGATGAAACTGAAGGTAAAAGTAATGGTTGCTTTCATCGCCGCGGCGATACTCGGTGTTGCGGGTCCTCTCGTCGCGGTGCGAGGTTCCACGTCTGCCGCTTTGGGCGCCTGCGCTGTTGCGTTCACGCTTACCCTCGCCCTGGGCTGGTTCCTGGCGCGCGCAGTGGAAGCGGAACGGGCCCGACTCGTCGAGGACAAAACACGGACGGTCGAGACGCTGACCGGTGAGCTCGAAGGGGAGCGTGATCGGCTCCAAGAAACCAACAACCGCACGGTCGAGGCGATGACGAGGGAATTCGAAGCGGAGCGCGACCGCCTGGTCGAGAAGAACGACTGGTTCCGGGCCATCATCGATGCGGTTCCCTTCCCGGTGCACGTCACCGACAACGACATGAACTGGACCTTCATGAACAAGCCGTTCGAGACACTCCTGGTGCGCGAGGGGCGCATCAAGGACCGCGATTCCGCAGTCGGACTTGCCTGCAGCAACGCGGCCGCCAATATCTGTAATAACGAGGGGTGCGGCATTAGGCAGCTTCATAAGGGGGTGAACGAGAGCTTCTTCACCTGGTGCGGTTCCGAATGCAAACAGGACACAGCGTTCCTGTTGAACAGCAAAGGGGAAAAGATCGGTTTCGTCGAAACCGTGACCGATCTCACGGCCATCATCCGAAACCGCGACTATACCCAGGCCGAGGTGGAGCGCATGGCGGGGAACCTGACCAGGCTCGCACTGGGGAACCTCGATCTCGACCTCGCGGTGGCGGAGGCGGACCAGCACACCGCGGTGGCCCGCGAAAACTTCCTCAAGATCAACGACAGCCTCGCCAAGGTGAAGGACGCCGTCGGTGCCATGATCGTAGACACCGAGACGCTGGTCAACTCGGCACTTGCCGGCGACTTCCAGACCCGCTCGGACGCGTCCAGGCACCAGGGCGAGTTCCGCGCCATCGTGGACGGGGTGAATCGGACCCTGGACGTGGTGGTGGAGAAGAACGATTGGTACGAGGCCATTATCGACGCGGTCCCCTTCCCGATCCACGTCACCGACAACGACATGAACTGGACCTTCCTCAACAAACCCTTCGAGACCCTGCTGGTCAAGGAAGGACGCATCAGGGACCGGCGCACCGCCCTGGGGCTTCCCTGCAGCAACGCGGCCGCCAACATCTGCAACACCGAGGGGTGCGGCATCAAGCAGCTGCACAGGGGCGTGCCCGAGAGCTACTTCGACTGGTGCGGCTCCGGGTGCAAGCAGGACACCTCGTATCTCCTGAACCGTAAGGGAGAGAAGATAGGCTACGTCGAGGTGGTCCAGGACCTGACGGCCATCATCAGGAACCGCGACTACACCAAGGCCGAGATCGAGCGCATGGCGGCCAACCTCCACCTCCTCTCGCAGGGGGACCTGGATCTCGACTTCGCCCTCGCACAGCCGGACCAGCATACCAAGGACGCCCACTCCGACTTCACGCGCATCAACGACAGCCTGAAGAGCGTGAAGCTCGCCATGGATCGCGTCATCACCATCACCAAGGAGATCGCCGACGGCAACCTGAGCGTCGAGGTCACCCCGCGCTCGGAGAAGGACGAACTGCTCAAGGATCTGGCGGCGATGGTGCAGAAGCTCTCGGACGTGGTACTCGACGTGAAGCAGGCGGCGGACAACGTAAGCCTTGGGAGCAAGGAACTCGCCGAGAACGCCGAGAACACCTCGCAGGGGGCTACCGAGCAGGCGGCCTCGGCGGAGCAGGCTTCCTGCTCCATGGAGGAGATGAGCGCCAACATCAGGCAGACGGCGGACAACGCGATCCAGACGGAGAAGATTGCGGTGAAGTCGGCGGCCGATGCACAGGAAGGGGGCAAGGCCGTCGCCGAGACGCTCGCCGCCATGAAGGAGATCGCAGGGAAGATCTCGATCGTTGAGGAGATCGCACGGCAGACCAACATGCTGGCGCTAAACGCGGCCATCGAGGCGGCGCGTGCCGGGGAACACGGCAAGGGGTTCGCGGTGGTCGCGGCCGAGGTGCGAAAGCTTGCCGAGCGGAGCCAGAAGGCGGCGGGCGAGATCTCTACCCTCTCCACCTCCAGTGTCGAGATCGCGGAAAAGGCTGAGACTCTTCTGGGAGAGATCCTGCCCAACATCCAGAGAACCGCGGAACTGGTCCAGGAGATCAGCGCCGCGAGCAAGGAGCAGGACGGCGGCGCCCAGCAGATCAACCAGGCGATACAGGTGCTGGACCAGGTGATCCAGAAGAACGCGACGGTTGCCGAAGAGATGTCTTCGACCGCCGAAGAGCTCTCCTCGCAGGCCGCCCAGTTGCAGAGCACCGTCTCCTTCTTCCAGGTCAGGGACAACGAGGTACTTGCCGGCCGTGCCATGGAGGGAGCGAAGCGGCAAAGCGGCCGCAATGCAGCGGCGATGACCTATTCGGCACCGGCTACCAAGACTACGAACAGGGCGCGCACCAGGCAGGCCGCCAACGACAACGGAGTGGCGCTGGACCTCGACCATAACGACTTCGAACGCTTCTAGACTGACCAACCCGAAGCAGCGCAGGCCGGTGATCCGACCTGCGCTGCCGCATGAATATTTATTATTTTTAATTGACACAAGCAAATCTTATTCTATACTGCACAACTCCTGCTCAACAAGACATCACGTGCCGCAGCACGAAAGGAGTTATGCGATGGCAATCTGTAACGACTGCAGAGGTAAAAAGATGGTTACCTGTCCGGAGTGCGGCGGCACCGGCAACCGGTACTATGTCCCGGTGCTCGACATCTGGGAATCCGATTGCAGTGTCTGTTTCGGCAGCGGTACGATCAGTTGCCCGGCTTGCGAGATCAGCCCCCTCGGCAGCAGAATTCCAAGGCCCCCTGCAGCCTGGACTCCGCCCCCCGCCCCTCCCGGGCTGTAGAGAGACCATCTTGAATAAACGCACAAAGGGCCGGCAATTTGCCGGCCCTTTGTGTTGGTGCTGTAGAGAACCCCTTTACTGGTGGATGGACAGCTTCTTCATCAGGTCGTACAGCGTGGGACGACTGACGCCCAATTCCTCCGCGGCTTTCAGTATGTTGCCGGACTGTCGATCGATCGCGGTCAGGATCATCTCCCGCTCCATCCGCTCGCGCGCTTCCCGCAGCGACAGGGTGTCGCCGACCGGAACCGCCATCGGCGGAGGCTCCACGTCGCAGCCAAGATCGAGCGGACCGATGCTGGAGCCGTCGCACATGATGACGGCCCTCTGGATGCGGTTGCGCAGCTCGCGCACGTTGCCGGGCCAATCGTGCCTTTTCAGGAAGGCGATGGCGGCGGGCGACAGCCGAACCTTCTTCTTGTTCTCCTTGCAGTAGAACTTCAGGAAGCTTTCCGCCAGCAGGAGCACGTCGTCGCCACGGTCCCGCAGAGGGGGAAGCTTGATGGTGACCACGCCGATCCGGTAGTAGAGGTCTTCGCGGAAGCGCCCCTCCTCTATCGCCTTCTGAATGTCGATGTTGGTGGCACAGGTGGTACGGGCATCGATGGGGATTTCCTCCCTGCCTCCGACCCGCTGGATGGTCCCTTCCTGCAAGAAGCGGAGCAGCTTCACCTGCAGGTTCACGGGGAGCTCGCCGATCTCGTCGAGAAAGAGGGTCCCCTTGTGGGCGTACTGAAGCTTGCCCCGCACCGCGGTATGGGCTCCGGTAAACGCACCTTTTTCGTGTCCGAAAAGCTCGCTCTCCAGCAGATTCTCCGGGATGGCACCGCAGTTGATCGCCACCAGCGGCCCTTTGCGGCGCTGGCTTGCC
It encodes the following:
- a CDS encoding methyl-accepting chemotaxis protein gives rise to the protein MTREFEAERDRLVEKNDWFRAIIDAVPFPVHVTDNDMNWTFMNKPFETLLVREGRIKDRDSAVGLACSNAAANICNNEGCGIRQLHKGVNESFFTWCGSECKQDTAFLLNSKGEKIGFVETVTDLTAIIRNRDYTQAEVERMAGNLTRLALGNLDLDLAVAEADQHTAVARENFLKINDSLAKVKDAVGAMIVDTETLVNSALAGDFQTRSDASRHQGEFRAIVDGVNRTLDVVVEKNDWYEAIIDAVPFPIHVTDNDMNWTFLNKPFETLLVKEGRIRDRRTALGLPCSNAAANICNTEGCGIKQLHRGVPESYFDWCGSGCKQDTSYLLNRKGEKIGYVEVVQDLTAIIRNRDYTKAEIERMAANLHLLSQGDLDLDFALAQPDQHTKDAHSDFTRINDSLKSVKLAMDRVITITKEIADGNLSVEVTPRSEKDELLKDLAAMVQKLSDVVLDVKQAADNVSLGSKELAENAENTSQGATEQAASAEQASCSMEEMSANIRQTADNAIQTEKIAVKSAADAQEGGKAVAETLAAMKEIAGKISIVEEIARQTNMLALNAAIEAARAGEHGKGFAVVAAEVRKLAERSQKAAGEISTLSTSSVEIAEKAETLLGEILPNIQRTAELVQEISAASKEQDGGAQQINQAIQVLDQVIQKNATVAEEMSSTAEELSSQAAQLQSTVSFFQVRDNEVLAGRAMEGAKRQSGRNAAAMTYSAPATKTTNRARTRQAANDNGVALDLDHNDFERF
- the prsR gene encoding PEP-CTERM-box response regulator transcription factor translates to MRKLLIVDDNDDIRQQLKWGLNQEYHVLLAADAREALSLFKSERPAVVVLDLGLPPYPDSSVEGFRCLDEMLGLDPVTKVIMLTGNNERENALKAMRMGAFDFYAKPPVLSELKVMIGRAFHIANIEEQNSALSLHGEAEEQWGMIGKCAEMQAVFTTIRKVAASNAPILIVGESGTGKELVAAAIHEASQRRKGPLVAINCGAIPENLLESELFGHEKGAFTGAHTAVRGKLQYAHKGTLFLDEIGELPVNLQVKLLRFLQEGTIQRVGGREEIPIDARTTCATNIDIQKAIEEGRFREDLYYRIGVVTIKLPPLRDRGDDVLLLAESFLKFYCKENKKKVRLSPAAIAFLKRHDWPGNVRELRNRIQRAVIMCDGSSIGPLDLGCDVEPPPMAVPVGDTLSLREARERMEREMILTAIDRQSGNILKAAEELGVSRPTLYDLMKKLSIHQ